In Planococcus versutus, the DNA window TATCAAATGTACTTGTTTTTGGTCTGATTTTCCAAGTGGTATCGGTACTTGTTAACCAAATAATTTACTATTTATACGATTATTCCATCGGCGAACATAGTAAATTCCTATCCTTAGATGCGATTTGGGATTTTGGTTTGATGTTTGTGATATTCCCTTACGCCATTGCACTGTATTTGTTTGAAGCCTATATTGGAATGGCAGCGCTCGTGTTACTCGGGGTTCCGTTTTTTACAATGACGGCAGTGATGAAAATGTACAATAACTCAGAACAGATTAATAGTGATTTAAAAAAAGCGGGCTTGATCGGACATGACCTTGCAGATCGTTTAGAAATAGAAGAAGTACTTGATCAATTTGTGGTCAAAGTGGCCGATATGTTCAAAGTCGAATACGCGTACATCATCGATTACCGAGATGAACAACAACAAATACTTCGCATTTACGAGAACAATCAATTGCAGCCACGTGAAATCGCTCCGTTTTCTTACAATCAAGGCATTGTCGGAAAAGTTATTACGACAGGTGACTCATATATATACGACAATAAAAAACAGTGGAAAGACCTCAAAATCGGAAAATTGCCAGAAGATGTTCAAAGCATTATGGCTACACCGATTGCGCGTAACAACAAAATCGAAGGCGTTCTTTTATTAGCATCAAAAAAGAAATACGCTTTCGTAAAGCATCAACTGCAAATTTTAGAAATCCTCAGCACGTATTTTGCAGTATCAGTTGAAAAAGCAGGCTATATGCAAAAAATCATCAACAAAAGCGAACGTTGCGGATTAACTAAATTGTACAATTATCGTTATTTAGACGAAAGTCTAGAAAGTTGTATCGACGAAATGAAAGCAGGTAGGCTAGATCAGTTGTCACTCGTAATGATGGACATTGATTATTTCAAGAGCGTCAACGATCGCTACGGACACCAAAGCGGAAATGACATCTTGGTTCAGCTTGCAGATATACTTAGAGCAGAAATTGGAACTGAAGGAACCATCGCACGCTACGGCGGTGAAGAATTTGTCGTACTGCTTCAAAACTACAGCAAAGAACGGGCCATGCTGCTCGCTGAAAATCTCCGCAAGCGTATCGAGAAATACGACTTCTTAATTGAAAACGACCTTGCAGAAGACCGCCAGCAACAAGTCATTCATATCACGATGAGTATCGGCGTATCAACTGCACCTGACGATAGTGACGAAGGCATGGCACTGATCCGGAATGCGGACAGGGCGTTGTATATTGGAGCGAAGCAAGCAGGTCGGAACAAAGTTGCAGCATATGTGAAATAAAGAATAAAAAGTCCAAGTTCAATTTGAACTTGGACTTTTATTTTGATTAAGGTGAATTGTAGCTTCTTTCTAATTCAATAGGAGGTGAGATATTGTTAATCCAAGGTTCTTCATCGATATCTAATTCAGAATAAGTCCTAATAATTTCTGGGTTATAAATTATTTGTAGTCTAGAATCTTTCTTTTTTTGATCACTTATATTATCTACATCTAACGAAGAATTGCAAAAAAAACATGATCGTCCTGGTTGTGTATCGCCTCTAACTGCATTTAATATAATCTTACGAGCTGATATTCCACCATTTATTATAATATTTGACCCAACACCGTACAGCTCCATGGTTTTTTCACTATAAAAATAAGCCTTAAAATCACTAGCTGTGCTTTGGTATTCTGAGTTATTCGATAACTTAATATCTCCTTTAGAAAAAATGATCAAAGATCCAATTCTGTTCTTCTTAGGCTCATTACTTGCATCTTTATAAACTATTCCTGCAATTACTGATTTTGTAATCGTTACTGTTCCATCAACATAGAAAATCGCATCGCTGTCTAAATTTGCATTAGTTATAGTTAAATTACCTTTTACATAGATTATGCCTTTTATAGCGGTATTGCCAGTAATATTTAAATTTCCTCCGACATAAGCTCCGTTGTTAAAGG includes these proteins:
- a CDS encoding sensor domain-containing diguanylate cyclase translates to MENHKKRKVVLWSLWLLIVPAGLLTIYNFFPPVIMEPWNLVAYTLFFILMSFMPMNINGASTFLVQWVTVAVFLKYGIFVEILITQLAMFIVLYRSRTNEEQSLRIPFNSLMFFFVSLIAGLTYMLAGGEFNSLDLSNVLVFGLIFQVVSVLVNQIIYYLYDYSIGEHSKFLSLDAIWDFGLMFVIFPYAIALYLFEAYIGMAALVLLGVPFFTMTAVMKMYNNSEQINSDLKKAGLIGHDLADRLEIEEVLDQFVVKVADMFKVEYAYIIDYRDEQQQILRIYENNQLQPREIAPFSYNQGIVGKVITTGDSYIYDNKKQWKDLKIGKLPEDVQSIMATPIARNNKIEGVLLLASKKKYAFVKHQLQILEILSTYFAVSVEKAGYMQKIINKSERCGLTKLYNYRYLDESLESCIDEMKAGRLDQLSLVMMDIDYFKSVNDRYGHQSGNDILVQLADILRAEIGTEGTIARYGGEEFVVLLQNYSKERAMLLAENLRKRIEKYDFLIENDLAEDRQQQVIHITMSIGVSTAPDDSDEGMALIRNADRALYIGAKQAGRNKVAAYVK